The Vibrio tubiashii genome includes a window with the following:
- a CDS encoding SURF1 family protein encodes MSGSFFAPLKTTRFVVVCLITVVVFSILINLGLWQLSRAEEKSQIEQKVIQRAQMSPVGLSELTEEQISNPTGVRVVLSANPVTDKYLLLDNQSVDGKVGYLALQLVKTQSGQHLLLERGFVEAPDLRSQLPQVNWLNSELALEGRLYRKSSNPLSKDLHLEQGTMSRVQNLNFAQLEQHWQIEIEPFVVQPLVEPWPYIQPWQPVSMNPDKHLGYAVQWFSMAAVLALLSVGLLVKALKQGVKDE; translated from the coding sequence ATGAGTGGTTCCTTTTTTGCTCCGCTGAAAACCACAAGGTTTGTGGTTGTTTGTCTAATAACTGTGGTCGTCTTTTCGATATTGATCAACTTAGGTTTATGGCAATTATCTAGAGCAGAAGAGAAAAGCCAAATAGAGCAAAAGGTTATACAGAGAGCGCAAATGTCACCTGTTGGTTTATCTGAGTTGACTGAGGAACAAATCAGTAACCCAACCGGTGTAAGAGTCGTGCTTAGCGCGAACCCAGTGACGGATAAGTACTTGTTACTAGATAACCAAAGTGTTGATGGCAAGGTAGGTTATTTGGCGTTGCAGTTAGTGAAAACACAATCTGGACAACACCTGCTGCTTGAACGCGGTTTTGTTGAAGCGCCTGATTTACGCTCACAGCTGCCACAGGTTAATTGGTTAAATAGTGAGCTTGCGCTTGAAGGCAGACTTTATCGCAAGTCGAGTAATCCACTCAGCAAAGATTTGCACTTGGAGCAAGGCACGATGAGCAGAGTTCAGAACCTAAATTTTGCTCAGTTAGAGCAACATTGGCAGATCGAAATAGAACCTTTTGTTGTGCAGCCATTGGTTGAGCCTTGGCCTTATATTCAGCCTTGGCAACCAGTCTCGATGAATCCAGATAAGCACTTAGGTTATGCAGTGCAGTGGTTTTCCATGGCGGCAGTACTTGCGCTGTTAAGTGTCGGCTTACTAGTCAAAGCTTTGAAGCAGGGAGTAAAAGATGAGTAA
- a CDS encoding DUF2909 family protein — translation MVFIFKLVLVLLLLFILVNLGRAMFEMVKGPESEDDSDQDSLPDDKPMSFYLGRRVFLSALAVVLMVAALLSGLIEPNIRPY, via the coding sequence ATGGTATTCATATTCAAACTTGTCCTAGTACTGCTGCTACTCTTCATCCTTGTTAACCTCGGTAGAGCGATGTTTGAAATGGTTAAAGGTCCTGAATCGGAAGATGACTCTGACCAAGATTCCCTCCCAGATGACAAACCCATGAGCTTTTATTTAGGTCGCCGCGTGTTCCTTTCTGCACTCGCTGTTGTGTTAATGGTGGCCGCCTTATTAAGCGGCCTAATTGAACCGAATATACGCCCTTACTAG